The Acidobacteriota bacterium genomic sequence GTCCGGCTCGACGACGTGATCGACCCGTCCTTCGCCTACTGGCACTCGGCGACGTTCAACAACGACGGCACCAAGGTGATCTTCACCGACGAATGGGGCGGCGGCGGGCGCCCGCGCTGCCGCGCGTCCGACCCCCGCGAGTGGGGCGCGAACGCCATCTACGACATCGTCGACGGCGAGATGCAGTTCCGCAGCCACTACAAGCTGCCCGCCCCACAGACCGACCGCGAGAACTGCGTGGCGCACAACGGCTCCATCGTGCCGGTGCCGGGCCGCGACATCATGGTGCAGGCGTGGTACCAGGGCGGCATCTCGGTCTTCGACTTCACCGACTCGTCGAATCCGGTGGAGATCGCCTTCTTCGACCGCGGCCCGATTCACCCGGACCGTTTCGTCATGGGCGGGTTCTGGTCGGCGTACTGGTACCGCGGCTACATCTACGGCACCGAGATCGCGCGCGGCCTCGACGTGCTGGAACTGCTGCCAAGCGAGTACCTGACCGAGAACGAAATCGCCGCGGCCGCATCGGTGGCATCCCCCGCGTTCAACGCGCAGCAGCAACCGCGCCTCGAGTGGCCCGTTCGCCCGGTGGTGGCGCGCGCCTACCTGGATCAGCTCGAGCGCAGCGACACGCTGTCGGCGGACCGCCGGGCGGCGTTGTCGGACTTGCTGGACCGGGTCGACGCGGCCGGGTCGGGCACCGACGCCAGCCTGGCGGCCGAGCTTGCGCCGGCCGCCGACGCGCTGGGGAGCGACGCCGCGGACGCGAACGGGCGCACCGCGCAGCGGCTCCAGGGGCTCTCGGAGACGCTGATGGGTCTTGCTGAGCGTCTGCGATGACTTGAATTACCCGACCGCGGGTGTTTCACGATCGTGAGTCCGACTGTCTTCCGAGCGCGCGGATATCGCTTCTACTTCTTCTCGCGCGAGGAGGAGAGACCGCACGTTCATGTCCACCATGCGACGGGGGAGGCGAAGTTCTGGAGCGAGCCCGAAATCGAGTTGGCGCGGAACTACGGACTCAGTCCCGACCGGCTGAACACGGCCCAGCGGATGATCGACGAACATGCGGATGAAATCCGTGCAGCCTGGAACGACCACTTCGGACGTTGAGGTCACCAACGTCTCCGAGCACGGCTTCTGGATCTTCATTGGGGACCGCGAGCTCTTTGCCCCGTTCACCGAGTTCCCCTGGTTTGAACATGCATCCATCAGGGAACTCACGACCGTGGAGCTGCCGAGTCCGCATCACCTTTACTGGCCTGAACTCGATGTCGATCTGGCTGTCGATTCACTGGACCATCCGGATCGCTATCCGCTCGTCAGCCGTAGGCATCGCCGCCGGAGGCAGGCGACCGGCCGGGTTCGTTGACTCTCCAACCGTGCCTCCTCGCGGGGTAACCTGACTTCAGATACCCCTACGGAGCCGGTCCACGAGCTGCCACACCTCGGAACTGGGGTTCTCTCTCCGGGAGTTGCCGTTGCCCACGTGGCGTCCAGGATCTCGTCGGCCGACTTCGTCCACACGAACGGCCGCCCGGTGCGCGCCCACTCGGTGAAATAACCCGGCTCGGTAACCTCTCCTTCGCTCAGAATGCGAAGAATGTACCGCTGGCGCTGCTCTTGGCCGCGGCCGCGCCGCGGTAGCCGCCCCGAGGGTTTCTTCATGACCTGCTTACGCCGGCAACCTGTTCGAACTCTGCCGGGCTCAGCACGGGGACACCACCACCCCTGGTTCGTGGTGTCGCCTGCGTTCGGCGCCGTCCGGCATGTCGTTTGCTCTATCCAGGCACCAACGGTCATCATGAACAGCCTGGAGACACGATGCCGGACGTCACTGATGCAATCCTCGACCGGATGATCCGCACCATCGTCGACGAGGTCGATCCCGAGCAGGTGATCCTCTTCGGCTCCCGCGCCCGCGGCGATGCCCGGCCCGACTCCGACGTCGACCTCCTCGTCATCGAGTCCAAGCCGTTCGGCGCCGGCCGGAGCCGGCACGCCGAGGAAGTCCGTCTCAACCGGGCGCTGGCCGCAACCCCGGTTGCCAGGGACATCCTCGTCTACAGCCGCGATGACATCGAGCAGTGGCGGGGCTCACTGAACCATGTCGCCGCCCGCGCCATGCGCGAGGGGCGGGTGCTGTACACCAGGGGTTGGGGCGTCCTCTCGGCGACATCCCGGCCGTGCGGCGTCCGTGACGGCGACGAGGCTTCGCCCGACGTCGGACAGGCCCGGCTGCTCCTCGGTATGGCCGACAACGACCTCGGGGTCCTTCGCGTCGCCGGCGACCCCGCCGAGGTCTCCGATGAGAGTTTCGGATTCCACGTCCAGCAGGCCGCCGAGAAGGGCTTCAAAGCCTGGATCGCGCTGCTCGGCAAGGAGTATCCGTTGACGCACGAACTCGACCTGCTCGTCGAGATGATCCGGCAGCAGGACGCTGCCGTGTCGCTGTACGCCAA encodes the following:
- a CDS encoding DUF4160 domain-containing protein encodes the protein MSPTVFRARGYRFYFFSREEERPHVHVHHATGEAKFWSEPEIELARNYGLSPDRLNTAQRMIDEHADEIRAAWNDHFGR
- a CDS encoding DUF2442 domain-containing protein; protein product: MKSVQPGTTTSDVEVTNVSEHGFWIFIGDRELFAPFTEFPWFEHASIRELTTVELPSPHHLYWPELDVDLAVDSLDHPDRYPLVSRRHRRRRQATGRVR